The Dendropsophus ebraccatus isolate aDenEbr1 chromosome 10, aDenEbr1.pat, whole genome shotgun sequence genome has a segment encoding these proteins:
- the CCNQ gene encoding cyclin-Q, with the protein MMKSSSTAPPDGDKEAKTHFKIIRFIMEAGVKLGMHSIPIATACTVYHKFFHETSLDAYDPYLVAMSAIYLAGKVEEQHLRTRDIINVCHRYLNPGSDPLEVDAKFWELRDSIVQCELLMLRLLHFRVSFLHPHKYLLHYLVSLKNWMNRHSWERTPIATASWALLRDSYHGDICLRYQAQHIAVAMIYFALQCYGMDVPGNESAETQWWQVFSEDITKETIDCIIAELIHIYTMDTEIP; encoded by the exons atgatGAAGTCATCcagtacagcgccccctgatggagACAAAGAGGCGAAAACCCACTTCAAGATTATAAGATTTATTATGGAAGCAG GGGTGAAGCTCGGCATGCACTCTATACCCATCGCTACGGCTTGCACTGTGTATCACAAGTTCTTCCATGAGACCTCGCTGGACGCCTATGACCCCTACCTGGTGGCCATGTCCGCCATCTATCTGGCTGGGAAGGTAGAGGAGCAGCATTTGAGAACGAGGGACATCATCAATGTCTGTCACCG GTATCTGAACCCCGGCAGTGACCCCCTTGAAGTAGATGCCAAGTTCTGGGAGCTGCGggatagcattgtacagtgtgaaTTATTGATGCTTCGCCTCTTACACTTCCGCGTCTCTTTCCTCCATCCGCACAAG TATCTGCTGCATTACCTCGTATCCCTAAAGAACTGGATGAACCGTCACAGCTGGGAGCGCACGCCTATCGCCACCGCCTCCTGGGCTCTTCTCAGGGACAGCTACCATGGGGACATCTGCCTCCGCTATCAGGCCCAGCATATAGCGGTAGCCATGATATACTTCGCTTTGCAGTGTTATGGCATGGACGTTCCAGGCAATGAGAGTGCAGAGACGCAGTGGTGGCAG GTGTTTAGTGAAGACATTACCAAGGAAACCATAGACTGCATCATAGCGGAGCTGATCCACATCTATACTATGGATACAGAGATCCCTTGA